ATGGTTTTCTTTTGCTACTCCTTTTAAAGTTTTTTTTCTTGTTCCACTCTCAAAATAGTAATCTTTAATGCCCCTGGCAGATAATTTCTCTTTTATCTTTGGAAATTTTTTTCTCAATACAGGAAGAGAAAAAACCGATTTTGTAGTTTGTGCAGTAATATAAAATAAAATTGTCCTTAATGATTTTGAGCCGGCAACAGCCGGCGAGGAAAGAATTAAGTTTTCAATTTTATTGGGCAAATCAGCTGCAAATTTTACAGCAACCGTCCCGCCAAAAGAGTGGCCCAATAAATTAAAATTATCCCAATTTTTTTTCTCTGTAATTCTTAAAATCCAATTTTTATAATCATTAACAGTCCATGGTTTTTTTTCGTGCTTACCATCATTAACTCCCGGCAAATCGGGAAGCAAAATTTCAAAACCTCTTTCCTCTAAAAAATTAATTGCTTCTCGCCAGTGTTCCCTTTTTGAGCTCCAACCGCGGACAATCAATAATCTTTTTTTATCCATAAATTAAGTTTGGTTGATAATAATATATTTTTTTTAAAAAAAATCAATTTTAAAGGCCTGGACTTTGCCAGACCTCCTTTTTTAAATTTTATATATATTATTATTTCTCGCACCAGGCACAAAACAGAGTGCCAGGACCGGTAATAATACCAAGAACATTATCAATAAGATTTAAAAAAGCTACTTCGGTATTTTCTAATCCCTCTTCTATCATCTTTTTTAATTTCTCGGCTTCTTTTATATCATCGCCATGAGTAATAACAACTCTAATTCTTTTACCTTGCTTTCTTGATTTCTTGGTCTGATCTTCTAGTTCTTTAAAAAGGGCTGTTGGGACATCTTTCACTCTAGTCCTTACTCCAACCGCTTTTACAACTCCACTTTTAATTCCAATTAAGGGCCTTATGCCAATTCCCGCCATTTTTCTTACCCAATTGGCTAAATTCGAAGACATTCTACCGCTTTTCTCTAACCATTTTGGATCTGGTAATATTCCAAAAAAACGAACTTTTGGAATAAGCCCCTGAAGCTCTTCCGCAACTTCTTTTGAATCTTTGCTTTCCTCTATAGAATCAACAGCTTTAAGAACAACCAATGCCTGACCGGCAGTAGCATTTAAAGAATCAACAACTAATATCTTATCTGATTTTTCGGGGCCAAGCATATTCCTTGCCTGAATAGCCGAATTAAAAGTACCAGAAAGCTTAGACGTTACAGTTATACAAATAATCTCATCAAAATATTTAAATTGCTCTTTGTAGCAGTCCAGAAAATTTTTCGGAGAGGGCTGAGAAGTTTTACCAAAACTTTCAATTCCCCTTTTTTCTACCTCTCTCATTTTTTGGAATGTATTCTCGCCCGGTAAATTTTCTATGTCCGGCCAATCCATTTTTGCAGAAGCAATCGCTATTTTGTGTTTTCTGGCTATTTCTTTATCAATATCACCTACTTCGTCTGTAACAATGCCAATTTTTTTCATAATTTTTTTAAATTAACCTTATAATTTAATCTATGTCCTTTTTTACACTCTCACCAGGAATAGTTGTTTTTTTCGGCCAGATTTTACGACCAGGATAAATTAAAGTATTAATTCCTGTTTTTACATTATCTCCCAAAACGGTTCCAAACTTTCTTCTTCCTGTATCAACTAAACTACCTTTTATCATTGAAAAAACATTCGCTCCATCATGTCTTAAATTTGCTGTTATTGTTCCCGATCCAAGATTACAACTCTCGCCGATTACAGAATCCGCAACATAACTTAAATGAGGAACTTTTGTGTTTTTTCCAATGATAGAGTTTTTTATTTCGCAAGCATTTCCAATATGACAATTATCTCTTATCGTAGTAGCTTGCCTTATATAACAGTTTGGTCCGATATCACAATTTTTTCCTATATAGCAAGGACCCTCAATATAGCTTCCACTTTTTATAACCGTTCCTTTTTCGATATAGACCTTACCTTTAATTGTTGCATTCTTTTCAACGGTGCCTAAAATCTTTCTTGATATTTTTCTTAACAAAAATTCGTTTGCGTCCAGAAGATTCCATGAATAAGAAATCGGCATCCATTTTTTTATTTTATAGTAATAAAGCCCGTATTCTTTCATTATCTCAATAATAGAGTCTGTAATTTCACATTCTCCTCTTTCAATACATCTTTTTATTTTATATTTAAAAATTTTTTTATCTAAAAAATATAAGCCGGTATTTGCTAGATTTGATTTTGGTTTTTTGGGTTTTTCAACAAAAGAAACCACATTTTCTCCTTTTGTTTCAACGACTCCAAAGCTTGAAGGATTATAAACAGTTTTAACAGCAATACATGGACATTTTTTTATAAGATTTTTAATATCTGATTTGTCATACAAATCATCCCCCATCATCATCAAAAATTTATCTTTTAGATATTTTTTTGCCTGCATAGCAGCATCTCCAGTACCCCGTTGAACTTTTTGTTCAACATATTTTATTTTTTTTGCTTTATAATTTGTGCTTATTTCTTTCCTTATCATTTTGTCATTTGGCTTTACAACCAAAATAACTTCTTTAATCTCTCTTGGAAGCTGACTGAGATTATGTAATATTGGTGTTGTATCTGCAACTGGCAAAATTGGTTTTGGTTTTGTTTCTGTAAGTGGCTTTAACCTTGTACCATCGCCGGCAGCTAAAATTAATGCTTGCATAATTTTGAGCGGAGCGAAAATTTAATGCGTCAGCTCCATAATTTTGAGCGGAGCGAAAATTTAATGCGTCAGCTCCATAATT
This Candidatus Paceibacterota bacterium DNA region includes the following protein-coding sequences:
- a CDS encoding DegV family protein, producing MKKIGIVTDEVGDIDKEIARKHKIAIASAKMDWPDIENLPGENTFQKMREVEKRGIESFGKTSQPSPKNFLDCYKEQFKYFDEIICITVTSKLSGTFNSAIQARNMLGPEKSDKILVVDSLNATAGQALVVLKAVDSIEESKDSKEVAEELQGLIPKVRFFGILPDPKWLEKSGRMSSNLANWVRKMAGIGIRPLIGIKSGVVKAVGVRTRVKDVPTALFKELEDQTKKSRKQGKRIRVVITHGDDIKEAEKLKKMIEEGLENTEVAFLNLIDNVLGIITGPGTLFCAWCEK
- a CDS encoding alpha/beta hydrolase — translated: MDKKRLLIVRGWSSKREHWREAINFLEERGFEILLPDLPGVNDGKHEKKPWTVNDYKNWILRITEKKNWDNFNLLGHSFGGTVAVKFAADLPNKIENLILSSPAVAGSKSLRTILFYITAQTTKSVFSLPVLRKKFPKIKEKLSARGIKDYYFESGTRKKTLKGVAKENHRENLGRIKVKTLILWGSDDDSISPKYAQEIKKIIPNSKIIIFPSVKHHPHRESLNEFAEEIINFIM
- a CDS encoding sugar phosphate nucleotidyltransferase; the encoded protein is MQALILAAGDGTRLKPLTETKPKPILPVADTTPILHNLSQLPREIKEVILVVKPNDKMIRKEISTNYKAKKIKYVEQKVQRGTGDAAMQAKKYLKDKFLMMMGDDLYDKSDIKNLIKKCPCIAVKTVYNPSSFGVVETKGENVVSFVEKPKKPKSNLANTGLYFLDKKIFKYKIKRCIERGECEITDSIIEIMKEYGLYYYKIKKWMPISYSWNLLDANEFLLRKISRKILGTVEKNATIKGKVYIEKGTVIKSGSYIEGPCYIGKNCDIGPNCYIRQATTIRDNCHIGNACEIKNSIIGKNTKVPHLSYVADSVIGESCNLGSGTITANLRHDGANVFSMIKGSLVDTGRRKFGTVLGDNVKTGINTLIYPGRKIWPKKTTIPGESVKKDID